Proteins from a single region of Equus asinus isolate D_3611 breed Donkey chromosome 17, EquAss-T2T_v2, whole genome shotgun sequence:
- the OR5B21 gene encoding LOW QUALITY PROTEIN: olfactory receptor 5B21 (The sequence of the model RefSeq protein was modified relative to this genomic sequence to represent the inferred CDS: substituted 1 base at 1 genomic stop codon): protein MENSTEMVEFILLGLTDDPNLQVPLFLVFLFVXLITLVGNAGMMVIIYSDFRLHTPMYFFLSNLSFVDLCYSSAIVPKMVAALQPENRVISYSGCAAQFFFFAGFGTVECYLLASMAYDSHAAVCRPLHYTTTMTAGVCALLTIGSYVCGFLNASIHTADTFRLSFCDSNEINHFFCDMPPLLALSCSDIRISELVVLFVVGFNVFFTLVVILISYLFIYMAIQRMRSAKGRKKAFSTCASHLTAVFIFYGPMIFMYLHPSSSQSMDTDKVASVFYSVVTPMLNPLIYSLRNKEVKNAAWKMLNKFYPQSLSVNRK, encoded by the coding sequence ATGGAGAATAGCACAGAGATGGTAGAGTTCATCCTCTTGGGATTAACAGATGACCCCAATCTTCAGGTTCCTCTCTTCCTggtatttttgtttgtctaaCTCATCACTCTTGTTGGGAATGCTGGGATGATGGTGATCATCTACTCAGACTTTCGCCTCCACACTCcaatgtatttcttcctcagtAACCTTTCCTTTGTAGATCTGTGTTACTCATCAGCCATAGTTCCTAAGATGGTGGCTGCATTGCAGCCAGAGAACAGAGTCATCTCCTACAGTGGATGTGCTGCTCAGTTCTTCTTCTTTGCGGGTTTTGGCACTGTTGAGTGCTACCTCCTGGCCTCCATGGCCTATGACAGTCATGCAGCAGTATGTAGGCCTCTTCATTACACCACCACCATGACAGCAGGTGTGTGTGCCCTCCTGACGATCGGCTCCTATGTCTGTGGTTTCCTCAATGCTTCCATCCACACTGCAGACACCTTTAGACTCTCCTTCTGTGATTCTAATGAGATTAATCATTTTTTCTGTGACATGCCTCCACTCTTGGCTCTCTCATGCTCTGACATACGCATCAGCGAGTTGGTTGTCTTATTTGTTGTGGGCTTCAATGTCTTTTTCACCCTCGTTGTCATCCTTATTTCCTACCTCTTCATATACATGGCAATTCAAAGGATGAGATCtgccaaaggaaggaagaaagccttCTCCACTTGTGCATCCCATCTCACTGCAGTGTTCATCTTCTATGGCCCAATGATCTTCATGTACTTACATCCCAGCTCCAGCCAGTCCATGGACACAGACAAAGTAGCATCTGTATTTTACTCTGTTGTGACTCCTATGCTGAATCCTTTGATCTACAGCCTTAGgaacaaagaagttaaaaatgcTGCCtggaaaatgctcaataaattttaccCCCAATCTTTAAGTGTGAACAGGAAGTAG